A genomic stretch from Leptodactylus fuscus isolate aLepFus1 chromosome 10, aLepFus1.hap2, whole genome shotgun sequence includes:
- the LOC142219107 gene encoding LOW QUALITY PROTEIN: deleted in azoospermia-like-A (The sequence of the model RefSeq protein was modified relative to this genomic sequence to represent the inferred CDS: substituted 1 base at 1 genomic stop codon), translating to MRMITARRLFYLLPKVIKLYRVFVGGIDGRMDEYEIREYFSRXGAVQEVKIITDGAGPSKGYGFVSHHGEIDVDKIIDSQMSFHGKKLKLGPTIRKHSVCNHIQARPVVISNPAAQYPNTWTAPVSDSYVHHPPVYSPVTQYVQTCPYSNSTPILYPQIAVRCQQPGYYQVPPQWPNGDQRSFVFPQDFTWNYHGSE from the exons ATGAGGATGATAACTGCAAGACGATTATTTTATCTCTTACCGAAGGTAATAAAACTGTACAGAG tttttgttGGTGGAATAGATGGCCGGATGGATGAATATGAAATCAGAGAATATTTCTCTAGGTAAGGAGCAGTACAAGAAGTGAAAATAATTACAGATGGAGCCGGCCCGTCTAAAGGTTATGGGTTTGTCTCTCATCATGGTGAAATTGATGTAGACAAGATAATAGATTCTCAAATGAGCTTTCATGGAAAGAAACTTAAACTCGGACCAACCATACGGAAGCACAGCGTGTGCAACCATATCCAAGCACGACCAGTTGTCATAAGCAATCCTGCTGCTCAGTATCCAAACACATGGACGGCTCCAGTGTCTGATTCCTACGTTCATCACCCACCAGTTTACAGTCCGGTGACGCAGTATGTACAGACTTGTCCATATTCAAACTCCACACCAATTTTGTATCCACAAATTGCAGTGAGATGTCAACAACCCGGATATTACCAGGTACCACCACAGTGGCCAAATGGTGATCAGAGGAGCTTTGTATTTCCTCAGGATTTTACATGGAATTATCATGGTAGTGAATGA